In Pyricularia oryzae 70-15 chromosome 2, whole genome shotgun sequence, one genomic interval encodes:
- a CDS encoding long chain fatty acid oxidase, translating to MAGRLEQKDSATKTDKMEKNSAIAPARPQVIELGEMQAGDFWTPVQWAVLVSLVDAILAPVVPESEVADKKTQIKIPDHKYNALLEELHSTIAGNPDKEVLKAVFLESFSTNPALVGHMKRTVCTSVHPKLRARLGGVLAAVSTRVGAFFLTGYCTPVHEQPLHIREAIVRGWSVSRLTDIRLLVKSLSMFAQIAWLQCSPLFKQASGYIDVPHNWKPGPSFDFEFLQFGRPPNVEDNLAPVSPAVIDTDIVIVGSGCGGGVCAKILSEAGHKVVVVDKGYYFTPDQFPMPQEQGSRLLCENGGVVVTADGSTNIAAGSTWGGGGTINWSVCLQTQGFVRREWSQDRGLVFFETEEFQDCLDRVCDYMGAGRGSEHAVKQTHRGQVLLDGCRKLGWHAAALPQNSGGAEHWCGRCMMGCGSAEKQSPAVSWLPAAKKAGATFIEGFQVDKITFDEASGGKVATGVVGTWTSRDSSGGVTGPKEQRAVRKVSIKAKKVIVSAGSLWSPVILSKSGVKNRHLGHNLYLHPCNFIGAYYKEDIQAWDGGIITSFCTSFEDLDGHGHGVKLEPTCQIPYTNMSMLPWKSSTDFKAAAIKYRHMDVYIALTRDRDSGRIQVDPTTGTPVVHYTPSDFDRAHTLEGVIATAKCCYLMGATEIRAFLPGVEPFIRRPTSASSTTSADTNDDVKKSNLGVSDPDFAAWIKEVRRVGNRPPVAPFSSAHQMGTCRMGINEGEGVVDPKGHVWGYKNLFVADASVFPSASGVNPMITNMAISDYIARGVDRELASKSA from the exons ATGGCTGGGAGACTGGAGCAAAAAGATTCAGCGACCAAAACGGACAAGATGGAGAAAAATTCCGCCATCGCACCGGCCAGGCCACAGGTCATCGAGCTTGGCGAGATGCAGGCCGGCGACTTTTGGACGCCAGTCCAGTGGGCCGTCCTCGTGTCCCTGGTTGACGCCATACTGGCTCCCGTGGTGCCCGAGTCCGAAGTCGCCGACAAGAAGACGCAGATCAAAATACCAGACCACAAGTATAACGCCCTCCTGGAGGAGTTGCACAGCACCATCGCCGGAAACCCAGACAAGGAGGTGCTCAAGGCCGTCTTCCTCGAGAGCTTCTCCACCAACCCGGCCCTGGTCGGCCACATGAAGCGGACCGTCTGCACATCCGTCCATCCCAAGCTCCGCGCCAGGCTCGGCGGTGTCCTCGCTGCCGTGTCGACCAGAGTGGGCGCCTTCTTCTTGACGGGGTACTGCACCCCGGTACACGAGCAGCCGCTGCACATTCGTGAGGCCATTGTTCGGGGCTGGTCGGTGTCTCGTCTCACCGACATTAGGCTGCTGGTCAAGTCCCTGTCCATGTTTGCTCAGATCGCGTGGCTGCAGTGCAGCCCGCTGTTCAAGCAGGCGAGCGGCTATATCGACGTCCCCCATAACTGGAAGCCGGGCCCTAGCTTCGACTTTGAGTTCCTGCAGTTTGGCCGTCCGCCCAATGTGGAGGACAACTTGGCGCCCGTTAGTCCTGCCGTCATCGATACGGACATTGTGATCGTTGGCTCGGGCTGCGGTGGCGGAGTATGTGCCAAGATCCTATCCGAGGCCGGTCACAAGGTGGTTGTGGTCGATAAGGGCTACTACTTCACACCCGATCAGTTCCCAATGCCGCAGGAGCAAGGCAGCCGGCTCCTCTGCGAGAACGGCGGTGTTGTGGTTACTGCCGATGGATCGACCAACATCGCCGCGGGCTCAacttggggtggcggcggcaccaTAAACTGGAGCGTGTGTCTGCAAACTCAGGGGTTCGTCCGACGTGAGTGGAGTCAAGATCGCGGACTGGTCTTCTTCGAAACCGAGGAGTTCCAGGACTGTCTGGATCGCGTATGCGACTACATGGGAGCCGGCCGGGGAAGCGAGCACGCCGTCAAGCAAACCCACAGAGGACAGGTCCTGCTGGACGGATGCCGAAAGCTCGGATGGCACGCCGCGGCGCTGCCGCAAAACTCGGGAGGCGCGGAGCACTGGTGCGGTCGGTGCATGATGGGCTGCGGCAGTGCTGAGAAGCAAAGCCCTGCGGTGAGCTGGCTTCCGGCTGCGAAGAAGGCGGGTGCCACCTTCATCGAGGGTTTCCAGGTCGACAAGATCACGTTCGATGAGGCCTCTGGCGGCAAGGTCGCCACGGGCGTCGTTGGTACTTGGACATCTCGTGATAGCTCTGGTGGAGTTACCGGACCCAAGGAGCAACGTGCCGTCAGAAAGGTTTCaatcaaggccaagaaggttATTGTCTCGGCAGGCTCTCTGTGGAGCCCGGTTATATTATCAAAGAGCGGCGTCAAG AATCGACACCTGGGACACAACCTGTATCTGCATCCCTGCAATTTTATTGGCGCATACTACAAGGAAGATATACAGGCATGGGATG GCGGAATCATCACTAGTTTCTGCACATCCTTCGAGGACCTTGATGGCCACGGCCACGGCGTCAAGCTCGAACCTACGTGCCAGATACCATATACCAATATGTCAATGCTTCCCTGGAAGAGCAGCACCGACTTCAAGGCCGCCGCCATCAAGTACCGCCACATGGACGTCTACATCGCCTTGACCCGAGACCGCGACTCAGGCAGAATCCAGGTGGACCCTACGACAGGCACGCCAGTCGTGCACTACACGCCATCGGACTTTGACCGCGCGCACACCCTCGAGGGCGTCATCGCCACCGCCAAGTGCTGCTACCTGATGGGCGCCACGGAGATCCGGGCCTTCCTGCCGGGCGTCGAGCCGTTCATCAGGAGGCCCACGAGCGCGTCCTCAACCACCTCGGCCGATACCAACGACGATGTGAAGAAGTCCAACCTCGGCGTCAGCGACCCGGACTTTGCGGCCTGGATCAAGGAGGTCCGCCGCGTCGGCAACCGGCCCCCCGTGGCGCCTTTCTCATCGGCTCACCAGATGGGCACGTGCAGGATGGGTATCAACGAGGGCGAGGGAGTCGTGGACCCCAAGGGCCACGTCTGGGGCTACAAGAACTTGTTTGTGGCGGACGCCAGTGTGTTCCCGTCGGCGTCGGGGGTGAACCCAATGATTACAAACATGGCGATTTCGGACTATATCGCCAGAGGTGTGGATCGCGAGCTGGCTTCCAAGTCGGCGTGA
- a CDS encoding maltose permease, translated as MLGNVLASDAFLNRFGHTVNGVRVIPASDQQILNAAATVGIFTSAFATGILSDVLGRKRVISMAALICTAGILTQYFAETIPVLFGGKVVGAFGFGLGHSLGPVYVAELAPVRLRGVCLALVNTMIVIGQWLSSVAVYAASATYAGDAQWRIPVVTQLIFPAILLVGSLAVLPESPSWLILRDRPEEAAAAFRKFNGPGFDVDNAMAMMTLAVIKEKELQSSGSGGWVECFRGPNGRRTLIICMVYIAQQFIGVNFIAGYLAYYFKLAGVDNALGIAQAAYAIQLVGNMCSWPLIDRLGRRPLLVGGMFVMTAGLLLIGGISTINNAPSLKATVAFMTVWGFLYQATLGAVAYAIGGETPSPSHRQKTYSINIMSATAVSCAVLQLMPYLINPDQANLGGRICFVFFAPSVPMCLYLYFCLPEMKGRTYVELEEMFQNKVPARAFGSYVCHGAMELSGAVRDAKRSEVEAAKVE; from the exons GCGCGTGATCCCGGCAAGTGACCAGCAGATCCtcaacgccgccgccaccgtcgGCATCTTCACCTCAGCCTTTGCCACAGGTATCCTGTCCGACGTCCTCGGCCGCAAGAGGGTCATATCCATGGCGGCCCTGATCTGCACCGCCGGCATCTTGACGCAGTACTTTGCCGAGACCATCCCCGTCCTCTTTGGCGGCAAGGTCGTCGGCGCCTTTGGCTTCGGGCTGGGCCACTCCCTGGGCCCCGTCTACGTCGCCGAGCTGGCCCCCGTCAGGCTCCGCGGCGTGTGTCTCGCCCTCGTAAACACCATGATCGTCATCGGCCAGTGGCTGAGCTCGGTCGCAGTGTACgcggcctcggcgacctACGCCGGCGACGCGCAGTGGAGGATTCCCGTCGTCACGCAGCTCATCTTCCCCGCCATCCTGCTCGTAGGCTCCCTGGCAGTGCTGCCCGAGTCGCCGTCGTGGCTGATTCTTCGCGACAGGCCGGAGGAAGCCGCTGCGGCGTTTCGCAAGTTCAACGGTCCTGGGTTCGACGTCGACAATGCAATGGCGATGATGACCTTGGCCGTgatcaaggagaaggagctcCAGTCGTCGGGGTCGGGTGGATGGGTCGAGTGTTTTAGGGGGCCCAACGGCAGGCGGACATTGATCATCTGCATGGTCTACATTGCGCAGCAGTTTATTGGTGTCAACTTTATTGCTGGCTACCTGGCCTACTATTTTAAGCTGGCTGGGGTGGACAACGCGCTGGGCATTGCTCAGGCTGCGTATGCGATTCAGTTGGTCGGCAACATGTGCTCTTGGCCGCTGATAGACCGGCTGGGACGTCGACC gCTTTTGGTTGGTGGCATGTTTGTCATGACTGCAGGACTACTACTCATCGGCGGCATCAGCACCATCAACAACGCACCGTCCCTCAAGGCTACGGTCGCATTTATGACTGTTTGGGGCTTCCTG TATCAAGCAACCCTCGGCGCGGTGGCCTACGCCATCGGCGGTGAGACCCCCTCCCCCTCGCACCGGCAAAAGACCTACTCCATCAACATCATGAGCGCCACGGCCGTCTCGTGCGCCGTGCTGCAGCTGATGCCGTACCTGATCAACCCGGACCAGGCGAACCTGGGCGGCAGGATCTGCTTCGTCTTCTTCGCGCCCTCGGTGCCCATGTGCCTGTACCTGTACTTCTGCCTGCCTGAGATGAAGGGCCGCACCTACGTCGAGCTCGAGGAAATGTTTCAGAACAAGGTCCCCGCGCGGGCGTTTGGGTCGTACGTCTGCCACGGCGCAATGGAGCTTTCTGGCGCGGTCAGGGATGCCAAGAGGTCCGAGGTCGAGGCTGCGAAGGTTGAGTAG